In a single window of the Nodularia spumigena CCY9414 genome:
- a CDS encoding DNA methyltransferase has protein sequence MRDKFLAQHLSDFNVVLPQNHLNIENKTRSNIFSWRGQFSPQLIENLLLYYCPKQAKILDPFAGSGTTLYEAACFGLTVSGCEVNPSAWILSRTYQLMNLELSTRERLVISITEKLETYFPKPNLFDNSHPRKLSVIEFKYLIPDLYKGSNYWEIIILDTFVVLLDLGNNQITTEYIHNIFYKLCQFIKNFPYSQAPITSLLCDARCLPIDNDSIDFVITSPPYINVFNYHQNYRVSAETLGWDLLKIAKSEIGSNRANRKNRFFTVVQYCLDMAFVLRELQRVCTYDARIIFVVGHESNVLGVPFYNSKIISELSTQSNLFELNLTQKRIFKNKFGKVVREDLLNLSNKNSSLSVEDTEEIARNIARKVMNDGLAIVSEQNKPALMEAIEKIPNLSKSPLYNRQTKNYYQKA, from the coding sequence TTTTAGCTCAACACTTGAGTGATTTTAATGTTGTTCTCCCACAGAATCATTTGAACATTGAAAATAAAACGCGTTCAAATATCTTTTCGTGGCGTGGTCAATTTTCTCCTCAATTAATTGAAAATTTGCTCCTTTATTATTGTCCGAAACAAGCTAAAATACTTGATCCTTTTGCAGGTAGTGGGACGACTCTTTACGAAGCTGCTTGTTTTGGATTAACAGTTTCTGGATGTGAAGTCAATCCATCAGCTTGGATTTTAAGTAGAACTTATCAACTGATGAATTTAGAATTATCAACTCGTGAGAGGTTAGTTATTTCAATAACAGAAAAGTTAGAAACATATTTTCCAAAGCCTAACCTTTTTGATAATTCTCATCCCAGGAAATTAAGTGTTATCGAGTTTAAATACTTAATTCCTGATTTATATAAAGGAAGCAATTATTGGGAAATAATTATTCTAGACACCTTTGTAGTACTACTAGATTTGGGAAATAATCAGATCACTACAGAATATATACATAATATTTTTTATAAGCTTTGCCAATTTATCAAAAATTTTCCTTACTCCCAAGCACCAATTACTTCTTTATTATGTGATGCTCGTTGCCTTCCTATTGATAATGACAGCATAGACTTTGTTATTACATCACCCCCTTATATTAACGTATTTAACTATCATCAAAACTATAGAGTTTCAGCAGAAACACTTGGTTGGGATTTACTAAAAATTGCTAAATCTGAAATTGGTTCAAATAGAGCAAATCGAAAAAATCGATTTTTTACAGTAGTTCAGTATTGCTTAGACATGGCTTTTGTTCTTAGAGAGCTACAAAGAGTTTGTACCTACGATGCCAGAATTATATTTGTAGTAGGTCATGAATCAAATGTTTTAGGTGTCCCATTTTACAACTCAAAAATAATTTCAGAGCTTTCAACTCAGTCTAATTTGTTTGAATTGAACCTTACACAAAAACGCATCTTTAAAAACAAATTTGGTAAGGTTGTCCGTGAAGATTTACTTAACCTGTCTAATAAAAACTCTAGCTTATCTGTAGAAGATACTGAGGAAATTGCTAGAAATATTGCTCGGAAAGTTATGAATGATGGATTAGCAATTGTTTCGGAACAAAATAAGCCTGCTCTTATGGAAGCAATTGAGAAGATACCTAATTTAAGTAAGTCTCCTCTCTACAATCGTCAGACTAAGAATTACTACCAAAAAGCTTAA